A single window of Xylocopilactobacillus apicola DNA harbors:
- a CDS encoding DUF2247 family protein: protein MEVNSKNYEILHRLKSALKGGKKMKLSELKKYSINYDWKTIYVGVGQFYFNFETISEYAVTLMEEGNDDFIAELTWNIDSSNVQESLEKIKMRYFPKFTESSDDYKFEERKLRYVYLEGLDRSLKNKEELLDKIAEYYDNHNYPIEISSFINYMPQDIPTTTDDLIKNFHGFLDTEYKILKGI from the coding sequence ATGGAAGTTAATAGTAAAAATTATGAAATTTTACATCGATTAAAATCAGCGCTTAAAGGTGGAAAGAAAATGAAATTATCAGAGCTAAAAAAATATAGTATAAACTATGATTGGAAAACAATTTATGTAGGCGTTGGCCAATTTTATTTCAATTTTGAAACCATCTCCGAGTATGCCGTTACACTGATGGAGGAAGGAAATGATGATTTTATTGCCGAATTAACTTGGAACATAGATTCAAGTAACGTCCAAGAATCATTGGAGAAAATCAAAATGAGGTATTTTCCAAAGTTTACAGAAAGTTCTGATGATTACAAATTTGAAGAAAGAAAGCTTAGGTATGTTTATCTTGAAGGACTTGACAGAAGTCTTAAAAACAAAGAGGAATTATTAGATAAAATTGCTGAATACTATGATAATCATAATTATCCTATCGAAATATCAAGTTTTATAAATTATATGCCGCAAGATATTCCAACTACCACGGATGATTTGATTAAAAATTTTCATGGGTTTTTGGATACTGAATATAAAATTTTAAAAGGAATTTGA
- a CDS encoding contact-dependent growth inhibition system immunity protein, protein MKEIYSIDDSFPIIDEKYDSWLKELLNKGKDEVSENDVYTMFTQHELPYLAIEKAIEFISQDPLAGEMYDGQFLDQISNEPIDKLKLYKHELQKLSIYIDDSVWDFDFERDRFMKIFNKFISKVLEKI, encoded by the coding sequence ATAAAAGAAATTTATAGTATTGATGATTCATTTCCGATCATCGATGAAAAATACGATTCATGGCTAAAAGAACTGTTAAATAAAGGCAAAGATGAAGTGAGTGAAAATGACGTATACACAATGTTTACTCAACATGAATTACCATATTTAGCAATTGAGAAGGCTATCGAGTTTATTTCCCAAGATCCATTAGCAGGAGAAATGTATGATGGACAATTTTTGGATCAAATTTCTAATGAGCCTATTGATAAATTGAAATTATATAAACACGAATTACAAAAACTGTCAATTTATATTGATGATTCCGTGTGGGACTTTGATTTCGAAAGAGATCGTTTTATGAAAATATTCAACAAATTTATATCTAAAGTATTGGAAAAAATTTAG
- a CDS encoding MurR/RpiR family transcriptional regulator, whose product MLLDKLKVLDNLTAQEKSVLTFMITNPQKILTMNLKELAIASYTSSSTIVRLCQKAGFSGYSKFKYVFASEIPTIIELSTDLNVKPFTGSETEIEVLNKVEQVYHRSIGFTKNIFDQTKLKKISQMLKKAKRIEIYGDGINYELAQLFCLNFQEIGVEANAYNSLNLMNSKRFTDSEDPILAFILTHTGNNHHMFKIASKLAQENYQTIAVCDSLKRQIASICNETIIIMTTKNTIELSNMVYISSLQYLFDVLISIKMLDKYARVKKTSEAVDETKEGN is encoded by the coding sequence ATGTTACTGGACAAACTAAAGGTGCTCGATAACCTTACCGCACAAGAAAAATCTGTCTTGACGTTTATGATCACTAACCCACAAAAAATTTTGACAATGAACCTCAAAGAGCTGGCCATTGCCAGTTATACAAGTTCATCAACGATCGTCAGATTATGTCAAAAAGCTGGGTTTAGTGGATATTCCAAATTCAAATACGTGTTTGCCTCTGAAATTCCTACAATTATTGAGTTAAGTACTGACCTTAATGTGAAACCATTTACGGGCAGCGAAACTGAAATCGAGGTTTTGAACAAAGTGGAGCAGGTTTATCACAGATCCATTGGTTTTACCAAAAACATTTTCGATCAAACTAAATTAAAAAAAATTTCTCAAATGCTCAAAAAAGCTAAACGCATTGAAATCTATGGCGATGGCATTAATTACGAACTAGCTCAATTGTTTTGTCTTAACTTTCAAGAAATCGGGGTCGAAGCAAATGCGTATAATTCATTGAATTTAATGAATTCAAAACGCTTCACTGACTCTGAGGACCCCATTTTGGCGTTCATCTTAACGCACACGGGCAACAATCATCATATGTTTAAAATTGCTAGCAAATTAGCGCAAGAAAACTATCAAACAATTGCCGTCTGCGATAGTCTTAAACGTCAAATTGCTTCAATCTGCAACGAAACAATTATCATTATGACGACAAAAAACACAATTGAACTTAGTAATATGGTATATATTTCATCGCTTCAGTATTTGTTTGATGTCTTGATCTCAATCAAAATGCTGGATAAATATGCGCGCGTTAAGAAAACTTCTGAGGCAGTTGATGAAACAAAGGAAGGTAATTAA
- a CDS encoding 6-phospho-beta-glucosidase has translation MNLLNKNFLWGGATAANQMEGAWNVDGKGISVADVMTKGSVSQPRQITDGVRAGEEYPNHFAIDFYHNYKEIIKLMAQMHFKCFRMSIAWTRIFPKGDEKEPNEAGLKFYDNLFDELLKYGIQPVVTLNHFEMPFYLSTKYGGWRNREMITFFMNFAKVCFKRYAGKVKYWMTFNEINNLIDTDNPFNAWTGAGVLYQDGENIEQTMYQICHYQFVASALAVKAAKQIDPELQIGCMLHFGPIYPHSCQPEDLMASVKAMDRRFFFSDVQVRGTYPAAVNKIWQRDKIQLDLTDEDLLIIKGGAVDFIGFSYYKSTTAQADQDGDFLELPNPYVPKSDWGWAIDPVGLRYILNLVSQRYNKPLFIVENGFGAFDKLEDNKINDDYRIKYLENHVVEMMKSIELDGVKVLGYTPWSAIDLISASTGEIEKRYGFIYVDITKVRQGKSGFIPKSSFNWYQNVIRTNGACLKDKVGLTNE, from the coding sequence ATTAATTTGTTAAACAAAAATTTTCTTTGGGGCGGCGCAACCGCAGCCAATCAAATGGAAGGCGCTTGGAATGTTGACGGTAAAGGGATCAGCGTCGCCGATGTAATGACCAAGGGCAGCGTATCTCAGCCACGCCAAATTACCGATGGCGTCCGAGCTGGGGAAGAATATCCCAACCATTTCGCAATCGATTTTTACCATAATTACAAGGAAATCATTAAATTGATGGCGCAAATGCATTTTAAATGTTTTCGCATGAGCATCGCTTGGACGCGAATTTTTCCAAAAGGTGATGAAAAGGAGCCAAACGAAGCCGGATTAAAATTTTATGACAATTTATTTGATGAATTACTAAAATACGGAATTCAACCGGTTGTTACACTTAACCATTTTGAAATGCCCTTTTATCTGAGCACAAAGTACGGCGGCTGGCGCAACCGAGAAATGATCACCTTTTTTATGAATTTTGCTAAAGTTTGTTTTAAACGCTACGCAGGCAAAGTGAAGTATTGGATGACTTTCAACGAAATCAACAATTTAATTGATACCGATAATCCCTTTAATGCTTGGACTGGCGCTGGCGTCTTATATCAGGACGGGGAAAATATCGAACAAACAATGTATCAAATTTGCCATTATCAATTTGTGGCCAGCGCGTTGGCAGTCAAAGCTGCTAAACAAATCGACCCCGAACTCCAAATCGGATGCATGCTACATTTTGGTCCCATCTATCCTCATAGCTGCCAACCAGAAGATCTGATGGCAAGTGTTAAAGCAATGGATCGAAGATTCTTCTTCAGTGACGTACAAGTTCGGGGAACTTATCCCGCCGCTGTCAATAAAATTTGGCAAAGAGATAAAATTCAGCTTGATCTAACTGACGAGGATCTATTGATAATTAAGGGTGGAGCCGTTGACTTCATTGGATTTAGTTATTATAAATCAACAACCGCTCAAGCCGATCAAGATGGTGATTTTTTGGAACTACCGAATCCTTATGTTCCCAAAAGCGATTGGGGTTGGGCCATTGATCCGGTCGGACTTAGATACATCTTAAATCTCGTATCCCAAAGGTATAACAAGCCGCTGTTTATTGTCGAGAACGGCTTTGGGGCTTTTGATAAATTGGAAGACAATAAAATTAATGACGATTATCGAATTAAATACTTAGAAAACCACGTGGTCGAAATGATGAAATCAATTGAATTAGACGGCGTTAAAGTCCTTGGCTATACCCCATGGTCCGCAATTGATCTGATTAGTGCCTCAACTGGTGAAATCGAAAAAAGATATGGATTTATTTACGTCGACATTACCAAAGTTAGGCAAGGAAAATCAGGTTTTATCCCTAAATCATCTTTCAACTGGTATCAAAATGTAATTAGGACAAACGGAGCTTGTTTAAAAGATAAGGTAGGTCTCACAAATGAATGA
- a CDS encoding PTS sugar transporter subunit IIC, translating to MNDFINKKVVPNAIKFSNTRPIKALKDGMMYGLPFLIVGSIFLLFANIPIPIVAKVIKQSGWADVFNQVYQSSFNLMSIFAVIGISYVYIKNEGIELAIPGSLSALGAFILLLPYQVKAQSGEIIPNIISKDWTSGKGMICAILIGLASGWIYSFCLKKNWRIKMPEGVPPAVANSFSALIPTSAVLICAGAVFATFKFLIKSNFSEVIYSTVQVPLQGVTDSLGGVIIMAFAMSLFWWCGIHGGAICGAILTPILQSNLAANQAILDSGRKLTLENGGHIFSQQFWSNYLCMTGGGIIVGIVIYNAFFAKAPMLRELGKLSLLPNIFNISEPIIFGVPVVMNLYLAVPFMLFPVLVGAASYLLMQAGILPLFSGVLAPWTTPPIISGFIIGGWRTALWQLIIIILSTLFYWPFIRKYDQTLISK from the coding sequence ATGAATGATTTTATTAATAAAAAGGTTGTACCAAATGCAATAAAATTCTCAAACACTCGTCCAATCAAAGCACTTAAAGATGGAATGATGTACGGTCTTCCATTCTTAATTGTTGGTTCAATTTTCCTATTATTTGCTAATATTCCCATTCCCATAGTAGCAAAAGTTATTAAACAAAGCGGCTGGGCCGATGTATTTAACCAAGTTTATCAATCCTCTTTTAATTTAATGTCAATATTTGCAGTAATAGGGATTAGTTACGTATACATCAAAAATGAAGGAATTGAGTTAGCGATTCCTGGCAGTTTATCCGCCCTAGGAGCTTTTATCCTCCTCTTACCTTACCAAGTGAAAGCCCAAAGCGGCGAAATAATTCCAAATATTATTTCAAAAGATTGGACTTCAGGTAAAGGAATGATTTGTGCTATTTTAATCGGATTAGCTAGCGGTTGGATTTATAGCTTCTGTCTTAAGAAAAATTGGCGAATCAAAATGCCAGAAGGAGTCCCACCAGCTGTTGCCAACTCATTTAGTGCCTTAATTCCTACTAGTGCGGTTTTGATTTGTGCTGGCGCAGTTTTTGCCACATTTAAATTTTTGATAAAAAGTAATTTTTCTGAAGTAATCTATTCTACCGTTCAAGTTCCGCTCCAAGGGGTAACCGATTCACTTGGGGGAGTAATTATTATGGCTTTTGCGATGTCGCTATTTTGGTGGTGCGGCATTCATGGTGGAGCTATTTGTGGTGCAATTCTTACTCCGATTCTTCAATCAAATCTAGCAGCTAATCAGGCTATTTTGGATTCAGGTCGCAAATTAACTTTAGAAAACGGTGGTCACATTTTTTCTCAACAATTCTGGAGTAACTATTTATGTATGACTGGCGGAGGAATTATTGTTGGAATTGTTATCTATAATGCCTTCTTTGCCAAAGCTCCTATGTTAAGAGAGCTGGGAAAATTATCACTTCTTCCCAATATTTTTAATATTTCGGAGCCAATTATTTTTGGAGTCCCAGTTGTTATGAACTTATATTTAGCAGTTCCGTTCATGCTTTTCCCCGTACTAGTAGGTGCTGCTAGCTATTTATTAATGCAAGCTGGAATTTTACCTTTATTCTCAGGAGTGCTAGCTCCTTGGACCACTCCGCCAATTATTTCGGGGTTCATCATCGGAGGATGGCGCACTGCACTTTGGCAATTAATCATTATCATCTTATCAACTCTGTTCTATTGGCCTTTTATTCGTAAATATGACCAAACACTAATCTCCAAATAG
- a CDS encoding SepM family pheromone-processing serine protease → MINNDSKKEEKRNFWRNLRVAAFIIILVFLLVPIQIPTQYYIEGLGDAKSLKSVITVDGNSDKQEGALMYTDVGIRGPVNLLMLGESLLDPHSTIIDRESVMGDQTSEEYNNLQQYYMQNAENTAISTAFKKAGEKVHTKYLGVYVMSIDPDSQFKNKLKIGDTIIKVDDQKVSTSDNFRSYLDKKKKGQKVTIQVKRNNKSISVTGGLIKLTKHRAGVGIVPIDHTKVVTDKKVNFDMGDVGGPSAGLMFTLELYTILSKKNLRHGEKIAGTGTIEEDGTVGAIGGIDKKIVSADRAGAKYFIAPDDTLSKELKRDNPHYVNNYHTALDAKKKFKLKIKIIPVKTFDDAVKALEKL, encoded by the coding sequence TTGATAAATAACGATTCAAAAAAAGAAGAGAAACGAAATTTTTGGCGTAATTTAAGAGTTGCGGCCTTTATTATCATCTTAGTATTTTTACTAGTGCCAATTCAAATTCCGACTCAATACTATATTGAGGGATTAGGGGATGCTAAGTCGCTTAAATCGGTCATCACAGTTGATGGTAATAGTGATAAGCAAGAAGGGGCGCTGATGTATACTGACGTTGGTATTAGAGGGCCAGTAAATCTTTTGATGTTGGGAGAATCGCTACTTGATCCTCACTCGACGATTATTGATCGGGAGTCAGTGATGGGAGATCAGACGAGCGAAGAATATAACAACCTTCAGCAATACTATATGCAAAATGCAGAAAACACCGCAATTTCCACAGCTTTTAAGAAAGCGGGAGAAAAGGTGCATACTAAATACTTAGGCGTCTACGTCATGAGTATTGACCCAGACTCCCAGTTTAAGAATAAGCTTAAAATTGGTGACACTATTATTAAAGTCGATGATCAAAAAGTTAGTACGAGTGACAATTTTAGAAGTTACCTTGATAAGAAGAAAAAAGGCCAAAAGGTTACAATTCAAGTCAAAAGAAATAATAAGAGCATCTCGGTTACGGGTGGGTTGATTAAGCTTACAAAACATCGAGCTGGCGTAGGAATTGTGCCGATTGATCATACCAAGGTGGTTACTGACAAAAAGGTCAATTTCGATATGGGTGATGTTGGTGGTCCATCGGCGGGGTTAATGTTTACGCTGGAGCTTTACACTATTTTGTCTAAGAAGAATCTGCGTCACGGCGAGAAGATCGCGGGAACCGGAACAATTGAAGAGGATGGAACCGTAGGAGCGATTGGGGGGATCGATAAAAAGATTGTAAGTGCAGATCGTGCGGGAGCGAAGTATTTTATTGCCCCGGATGATACGCTTTCCAAAGAATTGAAGCGAGATAATCCCCATTACGTGAACAATTACCACACAGCCTTGGACGCTAAGAAAAAATTTAAGTTGAAAATTAAGATTATTCCAGTGAAAACTTTTGACGATGCTGTCAAAGCTTTGGAAAAATTGTAG
- the coaD gene encoding pantetheine-phosphate adenylyltransferase, giving the protein MKKVALFPGSFDPFTNGHLQTLKDAYPLFDQIYVAVVTNTQKTGLFSYIEKKQMIEESTAGLERVSVIEQPGQLTVEVAKKLNAKFLIRGIRNEADFQYEADISNMNHRLDPTIETVFFIPPKHFTYISSTMIREVASLGGDVSSMVPDPVVQKLKEKFYLDK; this is encoded by the coding sequence ATGAAAAAAGTAGCATTATTCCCTGGGAGTTTTGATCCTTTTACAAACGGACATTTACAGACATTAAAAGACGCGTATCCACTTTTTGATCAAATTTACGTTGCTGTAGTGACTAATACGCAGAAGACAGGTTTGTTCTCATATATAGAGAAAAAACAGATGATAGAAGAAAGTACGGCTGGACTTGAGCGAGTTAGCGTCATTGAGCAGCCTGGCCAACTGACTGTTGAGGTTGCTAAGAAATTAAACGCAAAATTCCTAATTCGGGGGATTCGCAATGAAGCAGATTTTCAATACGAAGCAGATATTTCTAATATGAATCATCGTTTGGATCCGACAATTGAGACGGTTTTCTTTATTCCGCCAAAACATTTTACCTATATTTCATCGACGATGATCCGGGAAGTTGCATCTTTAGGCGGAGATGTATCAAGCATGGTACCAGATCCGGTAGTACAGAAGTTAAAGGAAAAGTTTTATCTTGATAAATAA
- the rsmD gene encoding 16S rRNA (guanine(966)-N(2))-methyltransferase RsmD, with protein sequence MLRIIGGDYSGIKLVAPKGDNTRPTTDAVREAIFNLLQTYTFVGPVLDLYAGSGALGIEAFSRYEQPTYLVDRSYEAVQAVKANLVKLHHDEMFHVIKSDAKKALLKFQNQDLQFSLIFLDPPYRYQNQNDDVVQIVELGLTKPGTVFVSQGDLDLTENNFASVELLKFKKYGKTLIYIYRVRD encoded by the coding sequence ATGTTAAGAATTATTGGAGGAGATTATTCAGGGATTAAACTTGTTGCTCCAAAGGGTGACAACACTCGTCCGACAACAGATGCAGTACGGGAAGCCATCTTCAATTTATTACAGACTTATACGTTTGTCGGGCCAGTTCTTGATCTTTATGCGGGTTCAGGAGCTTTGGGCATCGAAGCTTTTTCACGCTATGAGCAGCCAACTTATCTAGTTGATCGATCCTACGAGGCAGTTCAAGCAGTGAAGGCTAATTTAGTCAAATTGCATCATGATGAAATGTTTCACGTGATAAAATCTGATGCAAAAAAAGCGTTGCTAAAATTTCAAAATCAGGATTTGCAGTTTTCTTTGATTTTTTTAGATCCGCCGTATCGTTATCAGAATCAAAATGATGATGTGGTGCAAATTGTGGAGTTGGGGTTAACCAAACCTGGCACGGTGTTTGTTAGTCAAGGTGATCTGGACCTGACGGAAAACAATTTTGCTTCGGTTGAGTTGTTAAAATTTAAAAAGTATGGAAAGACCCTTATTTATATATATCGAGTGAGAGATTAA
- a CDS encoding DUF2129 domain-containing protein — MIKRTKMIVYTDNLRNLRALRPIAHLQYYSKIFHYAIFYVNESDALRIKERLEKSRKITKVEIAPYLGGFEGISQADSC; from the coding sequence ATGATAAAAAGAACTAAAATGATTGTTTATACTGACAACCTTCGAAATTTAAGGGCGTTGAGGCCAATCGCTCATTTGCAGTATTATTCGAAAATTTTTCATTATGCGATATTTTATGTGAATGAGTCGGATGCTTTGCGGATAAAAGAGAGATTAGAGAAAAGCCGCAAAATAACAAAAGTGGAAATTGCTCCTTATCTTGGAGGCTTTGAAGGAATTAGTCAGGCCGACTCATGTTAA
- a CDS encoding FtsW/RodA/SpoVE family cell cycle protein, with protein MKNQEKKFKYDRWLLYPYLFLSVIGILMVYSASANITQSSVSSMSPLNYLIRQSGYFLIGLFLVYLFAHLRFDFLRQGKVTNSFFLIVVMMLIFLLFHGKAVNGASAWISLGPINIQPSEFAKLAITLYLARILAKREEKMKPSWRNLAPYFKSIFGPLCLVGLVCIIVFFQPDTGGFLSLALITIMIVAISGIPWVIGVSTVVFLFLLAGGAIYGILDLYNKHILSKLPYQILRVIAFADPWKNSSSSGVQLTNSYFAINNGGWFGVGIGNSIQKHGYLPEQNTDFILSIVAEELGIMTVILILIAIFMIIVRAMILAIRSRNNYYSMISIGVATTFFIQTVFNVGGVTGLLPITGVTLPFISYGGSSVMLLSIELGLLFHISNLDRIRRIEAKVAIDDKKN; from the coding sequence ATGAAAAACCAGGAAAAAAAATTTAAATATGATCGCTGGCTGTTGTATCCGTATTTGTTTTTAAGCGTGATCGGCATTTTAATGGTTTATTCGGCCAGTGCTAATATTACTCAAAGCAGTGTATCGTCAATGAGTCCGCTCAATTATTTGATCCGTCAATCCGGATATTTTTTGATCGGGCTTTTTCTTGTTTATTTGTTTGCTCATTTAAGGTTTGATTTCTTGCGTCAAGGTAAGGTGACTAATAGTTTTTTCCTAATCGTAGTTATGATGCTCATTTTCCTTTTGTTTCACGGTAAAGCAGTTAACGGTGCGTCAGCGTGGATTTCATTAGGCCCAATAAATATTCAACCTAGCGAATTTGCCAAACTAGCGATCACTTTATATTTGGCACGGATTCTTGCTAAAAGAGAAGAAAAGATGAAACCAAGCTGGCGAAATCTTGCTCCGTATTTCAAATCAATCTTTGGACCGCTTTGTTTAGTTGGTCTGGTTTGTATTATTGTATTCTTTCAACCAGACACTGGGGGATTTCTCTCGCTTGCGTTAATTACAATTATGATCGTGGCAATCAGTGGAATTCCATGGGTTATCGGAGTTTCGACCGTGGTTTTCTTATTCTTATTAGCAGGTGGGGCAATTTATGGAATCCTGGATCTTTACAATAAACACATTCTTTCTAAATTACCCTACCAGATTTTGAGAGTAATCGCTTTTGCTGATCCGTGGAAAAACAGCAGTTCTTCAGGAGTCCAGTTGACTAATTCTTATTTTGCTATTAATAATGGTGGTTGGTTTGGCGTTGGGATCGGTAACAGTATTCAAAAGCATGGGTATTTACCGGAGCAAAATACAGATTTTATCTTATCAATTGTGGCAGAAGAACTTGGCATCATGACAGTGATTTTAATTTTGATTGCAATTTTTATGATCATTGTGCGAGCGATGATTTTAGCGATTCGTAGTCGCAATAATTATTATTCAATGATTAGTATTGGTGTTGCGACAACATTCTTTATCCAAACGGTTTTTAATGTTGGCGGTGTGACAGGTCTGCTGCCGATTACAGGAGTGACTTTACCCTTTATTAGTTATGGTGGATCAAGTGTAATGTTGTTATCCATTGAATTGGGGCTATTATTTCATATTTCTAATTTAGATCGAATTCGTAGAATTGAAGCAAAGGTGGCAATTGATGATAAAAAGAACTAA
- the typA gene encoding translational GTPase TypA encodes MKRREDIRNIAIIAHVDHGKTTLVNELLKQSDTLNGHTDLQDRAMDSNPIERERGITILSKITAVKYGETQINILDTPGHADFGGEVERIMKMVDGVLLVVDAFEGTMPQTRFVLMKALEQNLTPVVVINKVDRPGARPDEVVDEVLELFIELGANEDQLDFPVVYASAINGTSSYEAEPDKQEHTMKPIFDTVVKTIPAPVDNSDEPLQFQVAMLEYNDFVGRIGIGRVFRGKVKIGDEVALTKLDGSVKNYRVTKLFGFFGLNRQDIQEAQAGDLIGVSGFDDIFIGETITPTDAIEPLPLLRIDEPTLQMMFLANDSPFAGREGTQVTPSKLEDRLMAQQRTDVSLKVEETDQPGAWLVSGRGELHLSILVEEMRREGFELQLSRPQVIYREIDGQLQEPFESVQVDIPDEYTGTVIDAMAKRKGEMIDMINEGNGQTRIMFKVPSRGLIGFPTQFMSDTGGYGILNHSFEEYAPVIKNWEPGRKTGALVSINQGSATTYSLQSVEGRGTLFIDAGVEVYEGMIVGESSRDRDISVTVTKGKNLTNTRASGKDHAAAIKTPRKLSLEESIEFLNDSEYCEVTPTSVRLRKKILDTNSREKAEKRRRSSITG; translated from the coding sequence ATGAAAAGAAGAGAAGATATCAGAAATATTGCAATTATTGCCCACGTTGATCATGGTAAGACCACGTTGGTAAATGAATTATTGAAACAATCAGATACATTAAATGGTCATACTGATCTGCAGGATCGTGCAATGGATAGTAATCCAATCGAGCGTGAAAGAGGAATTACCATTCTTTCAAAAATTACTGCAGTGAAATATGGTGAGACCCAAATTAATATTTTGGATACCCCAGGTCATGCTGACTTCGGTGGTGAAGTAGAACGAATCATGAAAATGGTTGATGGAGTTTTACTTGTTGTCGATGCTTTTGAAGGCACGATGCCACAAACTCGTTTTGTATTGATGAAAGCTTTAGAACAAAATTTAACTCCTGTTGTAGTAATTAACAAAGTTGACCGCCCAGGAGCTCGTCCTGACGAAGTTGTTGATGAAGTTTTGGAACTATTTATCGAATTAGGAGCTAACGAAGATCAGCTTGATTTTCCAGTTGTCTATGCAAGTGCAATTAATGGGACTTCTAGTTATGAAGCAGAACCAGACAAGCAAGAACATACGATGAAGCCGATTTTTGATACGGTTGTTAAAACAATTCCAGCTCCTGTTGATAACAGTGATGAACCATTACAATTTCAGGTTGCGATGCTTGAATATAATGATTTCGTTGGACGAATCGGAATTGGTCGAGTTTTCCGTGGAAAAGTTAAAATTGGTGACGAGGTTGCTTTAACTAAGCTTGATGGCAGTGTGAAAAACTATCGGGTTACTAAATTGTTTGGTTTTTTCGGCTTAAATCGTCAAGATATTCAAGAAGCTCAAGCAGGTGACTTGATTGGAGTATCTGGATTTGATGATATTTTCATTGGCGAGACGATCACTCCAACTGATGCAATCGAACCATTACCACTTTTAAGAATTGATGAGCCGACGCTTCAAATGATGTTTCTTGCAAATGATTCGCCTTTTGCTGGTCGTGAAGGAACTCAAGTCACACCTAGTAAGCTTGAAGATCGTTTGATGGCTCAACAGCGTACAGATGTATCATTGAAGGTTGAAGAAACAGATCAGCCTGGAGCTTGGTTGGTATCTGGTCGTGGAGAATTGCATTTATCGATCTTAGTTGAAGAGATGCGCCGGGAAGGCTTTGAACTCCAACTATCTCGCCCACAAGTTATTTATCGAGAAATTGATGGTCAGTTACAAGAACCTTTTGAATCAGTGCAAGTTGATATTCCAGATGAATACACAGGAACAGTCATCGATGCAATGGCTAAACGCAAAGGCGAGATGATTGATATGATCAATGAAGGTAATGGTCAAACTCGAATCATGTTTAAAGTTCCTTCAAGAGGATTGATCGGATTCCCAACTCAGTTTATGTCTGATACTGGTGGTTATGGTATTTTAAACCATAGCTTTGAAGAATATGCTCCAGTTATTAAAAATTGGGAACCTGGGCGTAAAACTGGCGCTTTGGTTTCAATCAACCAAGGTTCAGCAACAACTTATAGCCTACAGAGTGTTGAAGGACGCGGAACTTTATTCATTGATGCTGGAGTTGAAGTTTATGAAGGAATGATCGTTGGTGAAAGCAGCCGTGATCGTGATATTTCTGTGACTGTTACTAAAGGAAAGAATTTAACTAATACTCGTGCATCAGGTAAAGATCATGCAGCAGCAATTAAGACTCCTCGCAAGTTATCGTTAGAAGAGTCAATTGAATTCTTAAATGATAGTGAATATTGTGAAGTTACTCCGACAAGTGTTCGCTTACGTAAAAAGATTTTAGATACAAATTCGCGTGAAAAGGCAGAGAAGCGCCGTCGTTCCTCAATAACCGGTTAA